The Brachionichthys hirsutus isolate HB-005 unplaced genomic scaffold, CSIRO-AGI_Bhir_v1 contig_769, whole genome shotgun sequence genomic sequence GCCTCTGCGATGGCGGTGGTGTTGCTGAGCATGCACACGGCCCTCTGGACCTTGGCCAGGTCTCCGCCGGGGACCACCGTGGGCGGCTGGTAGTTGATCCCCACCTTAAAGCCAGTGGGGCACCAGTCCACAAACTGGATGGTGCGCTTGGTCTTGATGGTTGCAATGGCAGCGTTGACATCTTTGGGCACCACGTCGCCGCGATACAGCAGGCAGCAGGCCATGTATTTGCCGTGGCGAGGGTCACACTTCACCATCTGATTGGCCGGCTCGAAGCAGGCATTGGTGATCTCTGCCACTGACAGCTGCTCATGGTAGGCCTTCTCGGCAGAGATGACGGGGGCGTAGGTGGCCAGAGGGAAGTGGATGCGAGGATACGGCACCAGGTTGGTCTGGAACTCCGTCAGATCAACGTTGAGGGCGCCGTCGAAACGAAGGGAGGCGGTGATGGAGGACACGATCTGACCGATCAGCCTGTTCAGGTTGGTGTAGCTGGGGCGGTCGATGTCGAGGTTCCTGCGGCAGATGTCGTAGATGGCCTCGTTATCCACCATGAAGGCGCAGTCGGAGTGCTCCAGGGTGGTGTGGGTGGTCAGGATGGCGTTGTAGGGCTCCACCACGGCGGTGGACACCTGGGGGGCCGGGTAGATGGAGAACTCCAGCTTGGACTTCTTGCCGTAGTCCACGGAGAGACGCTCCATCAGCAGGGAGGTGAAACCGGAGCCGGTGCCGCCTCCGAAGCTGTGGAACACCAGGAAGCCCTGAAGGCCCGTGCACTGGTCAGCCTgaggacggagggggggggcaaagatcaCGCATGAGATATGGTCACTGCATTTGTTTCTGCTGACCAAACGCCCACCAGTTTACGGATCCTGTCCAAGACGATGTCGATGATCTCCTTGCCGATGGTGTAGTGTCCGCGGGCGTAGTTGTTGGCGGCGTCCTCCTTGCCTGTAATCAACTGTTCTGGGTGGAAAAGCTGGCGGTAGGTCCCAGTGCGCACCTCGTCTAAGAGGAGGGGAGCACACACTGCAACAACTGCAGTTCACAACAATCAATGGCTGATGGAAAGAACATTTACCGATGACGGTGGGCTCCAGGTCCACAAAAACCGCCCGAGGGACGTGCTTCCCAGCCCCGGTCTCACTGAAGAAGGTGTTGAACGaatcgtctcctcctccaatgGTCTTATCGCTGGGCATCTGTCCGTTCGGCTGGATCCCGTGCTCCAGACAGTACAGCTCCCAGCAGGCGTTTCCGATCTGGACGCCAGCCTGACCAACGTGGATGGAGATGCACTCACGCTGTGGCAGGAGAAAACAAAACGTTACGGCTTCATTTAGCTGGAGACAATCAGTGCAATACAGTAAAAATGCATCCTGAAAAGGGGCAACACTCGGATCCGCCCCCTATCGGAGATGAGGAGTcggtgcaggaggagaggcACCTCCCTGCTCcagcgcgccccccccccccttcctcttttcATCCCTCACTCTCCCCATTTTGCAAAACGAGCACAAATACAAATCCTGTGTGGAATATCCCACCGGCTGTGGATCCAAAATCATATCGGATGTGGCAGCAAGTAAAGAAAAGATCACTCAAATCACAGCTGTGTGATTATTCATTatgaataacagaataataataatcacgtCCAAAGGGGTCGAATGGTTGTTCATGTAGAGAACGTTTTCACTTGCCATGTAAAGAGCGGGATTATTTTACCATATTATTTAAGGCATTGTTTGCTGCTGCATCCAATAAATTGATAATGATCTCCATCCCCACCcagtctgccccccctccccgccatGAAACAGGTTCCATCTCTACCATCCCTCCTCCTGTCAATCATGAGCAGCCCGTTTGTAGCCTCTAAAAGCCCATGTGCGCGTCTATGGGGCTTAATCTGGGGACAGAAACCCTCCGCGCCGCCGCGCACCGACTGGAGACACCGGCTGCTCCGCGTTCATTTCTACCGCTCAGAATGACCAGAGATCAAAAACAACTTACCATGGCTTCCTTTAAAGGTTAATGATCAAGTGGAAAACTAGAAGATTGGAAGAAAATGGCCGTGAAAGCCGGTGTGTCCGTGCGTCGCGTGGCGTGCCCAACGGGGACGATGCAACTACTGCTGAACGGGAAGGCGGCGGCGCCCGCGTTTTataggcgggggggggcgcccgGTGCGGCGGCGGGATGAACCGTTCATTCTCGTTATCCCGGATCTTTGGAGGAGAATAAAGCTTTAGTGTGGCGGTGAATCTGGGCCTTGAGGATGCGCAAAGTTGTCtacaaatatgaaataaatcatttaacgacaaaataaataactggaTCTCATGTATTATGCATCTGCATGCATCCATTGTTCctctgcagtgatgtcattctgTGTGGGTTGATCACGTGACTTCTGTCCTGCCTGTCTCTGCTGTTCAAGATGGACTCTGCTTCTGGCCAGTTTGAGGAATGGAAATTGCCTCAATTGCATTTCATATGACAAAATGTTTGGAAATGAAGGATTTGAAAATCACACTCTGGCTTCAGCATTCAAACgaactgctcctcctcctcctcctcctcctcttccgccTCTCGTTGCAGCAGCTGCCAGACAGGGAGTGTCTGAGCAGCTGAGAAGGAGAATGGGAATGCTAGAGAGATGGGAGCGGTCCATCATGGCTCGAAAGCGACCGCACTGCCTCCTGCAAACAGGGAACATGACA encodes the following:
- the LOC137912669 gene encoding tubulin alpha-1A chain, which translates into the protein MPSDKTIGGGDDSFNTFFSETGAGKHVPRAVFVDLEPTVIDEVRTGTYRQLFHPEQLITGKEDAANNYARGHYTIGKEIIDIVLDRIRKLADQCTGLQGFLVFHSFGGGTGSGFTSLLMERLSVDYGKKSKLEFSIYPAPQVSTAVVEPYNAILTTHTTLEHSDCAFMVDNEAIYDICRRNLDIDRPSYTNLNRLIGQIVSSITASLRFDGALNVDLTEFQTNLVPYPRIHFPLATYAPVISAEKAYHEQLSVAEITNACFEPANQMVKCDPRHGKYMACCLLYRGDVVPKDVNAAIATIKTKRTIQFVDWCPTGFKVGINYQPPTVVPGGDLAKVQRAVCMLSNTTAIAEAWARLDHKFDLMYAKRAFVHWYVGEGMEEGEFSEAREDMAALEKDYEEVGVDSIEGEGDEEGEEY